The Castanea sativa cultivar Marrone di Chiusa Pesio chromosome 11, ASM4071231v1 genome contains a region encoding:
- the LOC142615320 gene encoding uncharacterized protein LOC142615320 isoform X2, which translates to MALYLTSSVPSFSSFCSHASVLLLWCGLLVTSKGGGNNETDRLALLEFKAKITHNSLGVMSSWNDSIHFCHWRGVTCGRRHQRVTVLDLQSQKMVGSLSPHIGNLSFLRNLTLQNNSFYNEIPPEIGRLRRLQVLRLENNTFNGKIPSNLSYCSSLVLLHVGYNNLVGEIPAKFGTLSKLQSFDIHRNNLIGSISPSFGNLSSLEVFNTRFNYLGGIVPTSFGQLSKLTLFDVAANRLFGTIPPSFFNLSSLITFNVRENQIQGHLPPNMGITLQNIKVFVVGANQFTGSIPISISNASNLDTLILGQNNLFGKVPSLEKLNKMRILLLTYNYIGSGGENDLSFLCSLTNATNLIKLGINANSFEGKLPGCISNFSTNLVNLYLDNNKIFGNIPIGIGNLISLESLTMWKNRLSGTIPFEIGKLQKLRELSLNDNNFSGNIPSSLGNLTALLELYLLNNNLQGTIPLSLSQCRNVISMSLANNNLSGTIFPQVLGLSFSLLRLDLSANQFHGALPMEVGNFRNLGYLDISKNMLFGKIPTSLGSCAILEYLIMRGNLFQGVIPSSLESLRGLQVLDLSNNNLSGNIPRFLERFDILQLLNLSYNHFEGEVPTKGVFKNSSATLIMGNSKLCGGMPKLKLSECKYNKSKKRKLSLSLKLIIAILSGLLGVTLVVSFLLFFFLKRKGRENTSNNSRNVLLNVSYQSLLKATNAFSSTNLIGVGSFGSVYRGVLDQDRGTIAIKVLNLLRHGASKSFIAECEALRNIRHRNLVKVLTACSGVNYQGHDFKALVYEFMSNGNLDEWLHPIARTNEALEEQKNLNLLQRLNIAIDVANALDYLHHHCHTPIVHCDLKPSNVLLDDEMIGHVGDFGLARFLREEPTDSSTNQSSYIRLRGTIGYAPPV; encoded by the exons ATGGCGCTTTACCTTACGAGTTCAGTTCCATCATTCTCATCTTTTTGCAGCCATGCTTCTGTTCTTCTCTTGTGGTGTGGTTTGTTAGTCACCTCAAAGGGTGGTGGGAATAATGAGACAGACCGCTTGGCATTGCTTGAGTTCAAAGCGAAGATCACTCATAACTCTCTTGGGGTCATGAGCTCATGGAATGATAGCATCCACTTTTGTCACTGGCGAGGGGTTACTTGTGGTCGTCGACATCAGAGGGTCACCGTGTTAGACCTACAATCTCAAAAAATGGTAGGCTCTCTATCACCACACATTGGTAATTTAAGCTTTTTGAGAAATTTAACACTCCAAAACAATAGCTTTTATAATGAAATCCCTCCAGAAATTGGTCGTTTGCGTAGATTGCAAGTCTTGCGATTAGAAAATAACACATTCAATGGAAAAATTCCTAGCAATTTATCATATTGCTCTAGCCTCGTTCTTCTGCATGTTGGTTATAATAATTTGGTTGGAGAAATCCCAGCAAAGTTTGGCACATTGTCAAAGCTCCAATCCTTTGATATTCATAGAAATAATCTGATAGGAAGTATCTCACCTTCTTTTGGGAACTTATCCTCTCTAGAAGTGTTTAATACACGTTTTAATTACTTGGGTGGGATTGTCCCTACTTCTTTTGGCCAACTATCCAAGCTTACACTTTTTGATGTGGCTGCAAATAGGTTGTTTGGTACAATTCCTCCCTCATTTTTCAATCTCTCTTCGTTAATAACATTTAACGTAAGAGAAAACCAAATCCAAGGACATCTTCCACCAAACATGGGTATCACCCTACAGAATATCAAAGTATTCGTTGTTGGCGCAAACCAATTTACTGGATCTATTCCTATTTCAATATCTAATGCCTCAAATCTAGATACACTTATTTTGGGCCAAAATAATCTATTTGGGAAGGTTCCTTCGTTGGAGAAATTGAATAAAATGAGGATTTTACTGCTTACCTACAACTATATTGGAAGTGGAGGAGAAAATGACTTgagttttctttgttctttaaCAAATGCAACCAATCTCATCAAGTTGGGTATAAATGCCAACAGCTTTGAGGGGAAGTTGCCCGGATGCATTAGCAACTTCTCCACTAATCTTGTCAACTTGtatttagataataataaaatatttggaaaCATTCCTATTGGGATCGGAAACCTGATTAGCTTGGAGTCACTTACCATGTGGAAAAACAGATTATCAGGTACTATTCCCTTTGAAATCGGAAAGCTTCAAAAGTTACGAGAGTTGTCTTTAAATGACAATAATTTCTCTGGGAACATTCCATCATCTCTAGGAAATTTAACGGCATTGTTAGAGTTGTATTTACTCAATAATAATCTTCAAGGAACCATTCCTTTAAGTCTAAGTCAGTGTCGAAATGTGATTTCTATGAGTCTTGCTAATAACAATCTTAGTGGTACCATATTCCCGCAAGTCCTTGGTCTCTCATTCTCACTACTTAGATTGGATTTGTCTGCCAACCAATTTCATGGTGCACTTCCAATGGAAGTAGGAAATTTCAGAAATCTAGGATACCTAGATATTTCTAAAAACATGTTGTTTGGTAAAATTCCTACAAGTCTTGGGAGCTGTGCAATACTAGAATATCTAATCATGAGAGGAAACTTATTCCAAGGTGTCATTCCTTCATCTTTGGAGTCATTAAGAGGACTTCAAGTTTTAGATCTTTCTAATAACAATTTGTCTGGCAACATTCCAAGATTTTTGGAGCGCTTTGACATCTTGCAGTTACTGAATTTGTCTTATAATCATTTTGAGGGTGAAGTACCGACAAAGGGAGTTTTCAAGAACTCAAGTGCAACTTTGATTATGGGAAATAGTAAGCTTTGTGGAGGCATGCCTAAGCTTAAGCTTTCCGAATGCAAATACAATAAATCCAAAAAGAGGAAGTTGAGTCTTTCATTGAAGTTAATAATCGCGATACTTTCTGGGCTTCTTGGAGTAACTTTGGTGGTGTCatttctactttttttctttttaaagagaaaaggaagagaaaatacTTCAAATAATTCAAGAAATGTACTTTTGAATGTATCTTACCAAAGTCTTTTAAAGGCTACAAATGCATTCTCCTCCACTAATTTAATTGGTGTAGGTAGCTTTGGCTCTGTGTATAGAGGAGTTCTTGATCAAGATAGAGGTACAATTGCTATCAAGGTGCTTAACCTTTTGCGCCATGGAGCTTCCAAGAGTTTCATTGCTGAATGTGAGGCTTTACGGAACATCAGACATCGAAATCTTGTAAAGGTACTTACAGCATGTTCAGGTGTTAACTATCAAGGTCATGATTTCAAAGCTTTGGTATATGAATTCATGAGTAATGGTAACTTGGACGAGTGGTTGCATCCAATTGCAAGAACAAATGAAGCTCTTGAGGAACAAAAGAATTTGAATCTGCTTCAAAGATTGAATATTGCTATTGATGTTGCAAATGCATTGGATTATCTTCATCATCATTGCCATACGCCAATTGTTCATTGTGACCTCAAGCCTAGCAATGTTCTTCTCGATGATGAAATGATCGGACATGTTGGTGACTTTGGCTTGGCAAGGTTCCTTCGCGAGGAACCCACAGATAGTTCCACTAATCAATCAAGCTACATCAGATTAAGAGGAACGATTGGTTATGCTCCTCCAG TATGA
- the LOC142615320 gene encoding uncharacterized protein LOC142615320 isoform X1, protein MALYLTSSVPSFSSFCSHASVLLLWCGLLVTSKGGGNNETDRLALLEFKAKITHNSLGVMSSWNDSIHFCHWRGVTCGRRHQRVTVLDLQSQKMVGSLSPHIGNLSFLRNLTLQNNSFYNEIPPEIGRLRRLQVLRLENNTFNGKIPSNLSYCSSLVLLHVGYNNLVGEIPAKFGTLSKLQSFDIHRNNLIGSISPSFGNLSSLEVFNTRFNYLGGIVPTSFGQLSKLTLFDVAANRLFGTIPPSFFNLSSLITFNVRENQIQGHLPPNMGITLQNIKVFVVGANQFTGSIPISISNASNLDTLILGQNNLFGKVPSLEKLNKMRILLLTYNYIGSGGENDLSFLCSLTNATNLIKLGINANSFEGKLPGCISNFSTNLVNLYLDNNKIFGNIPIGIGNLISLESLTMWKNRLSGTIPFEIGKLQKLRELSLNDNNFSGNIPSSLGNLTALLELYLLNNNLQGTIPLSLSQCRNVISMSLANNNLSGTIFPQVLGLSFSLLRLDLSANQFHGALPMEVGNFRNLGYLDISKNMLFGKIPTSLGSCAILEYLIMRGNLFQGVIPSSLESLRGLQVLDLSNNNLSGNIPRFLERFDILQLLNLSYNHFEGEVPTKGVFKNSSATLIMGNSKLCGGMPKLKLSECKYNKSKKRKLSLSLKLIIAILSGLLGVTLVVSFLLFFFLKRKGRENTSNNSRNVLLNVSYQSLLKATNAFSSTNLIGVGSFGSVYRGVLDQDRGTIAIKVLNLLRHGASKSFIAECEALRNIRHRNLVKVLTACSGVNYQGHDFKALVYEFMSNGNLDEWLHPIARTNEALEEQKNLNLLQRLNIAIDVANALDYLHHHCHTPIVHCDLKPSNVLLDDEMIGHVGDFGLARFLREEPTDSSTNQSSYIRLRGTIGYAPPEYGMGNEVSTYGDIYSYGILLLEMFTGKRPTDNMFRDSLNFHEFAKANLPERVIDIVDPILLWQREDGGTRTDVTQSQNRTGRPEIQECLILIFGIGVSCSMEFPRGRMIISDVVAQLHLIREKLFRTRRPRERLQFTGTEGQ, encoded by the exons ATGGCGCTTTACCTTACGAGTTCAGTTCCATCATTCTCATCTTTTTGCAGCCATGCTTCTGTTCTTCTCTTGTGGTGTGGTTTGTTAGTCACCTCAAAGGGTGGTGGGAATAATGAGACAGACCGCTTGGCATTGCTTGAGTTCAAAGCGAAGATCACTCATAACTCTCTTGGGGTCATGAGCTCATGGAATGATAGCATCCACTTTTGTCACTGGCGAGGGGTTACTTGTGGTCGTCGACATCAGAGGGTCACCGTGTTAGACCTACAATCTCAAAAAATGGTAGGCTCTCTATCACCACACATTGGTAATTTAAGCTTTTTGAGAAATTTAACACTCCAAAACAATAGCTTTTATAATGAAATCCCTCCAGAAATTGGTCGTTTGCGTAGATTGCAAGTCTTGCGATTAGAAAATAACACATTCAATGGAAAAATTCCTAGCAATTTATCATATTGCTCTAGCCTCGTTCTTCTGCATGTTGGTTATAATAATTTGGTTGGAGAAATCCCAGCAAAGTTTGGCACATTGTCAAAGCTCCAATCCTTTGATATTCATAGAAATAATCTGATAGGAAGTATCTCACCTTCTTTTGGGAACTTATCCTCTCTAGAAGTGTTTAATACACGTTTTAATTACTTGGGTGGGATTGTCCCTACTTCTTTTGGCCAACTATCCAAGCTTACACTTTTTGATGTGGCTGCAAATAGGTTGTTTGGTACAATTCCTCCCTCATTTTTCAATCTCTCTTCGTTAATAACATTTAACGTAAGAGAAAACCAAATCCAAGGACATCTTCCACCAAACATGGGTATCACCCTACAGAATATCAAAGTATTCGTTGTTGGCGCAAACCAATTTACTGGATCTATTCCTATTTCAATATCTAATGCCTCAAATCTAGATACACTTATTTTGGGCCAAAATAATCTATTTGGGAAGGTTCCTTCGTTGGAGAAATTGAATAAAATGAGGATTTTACTGCTTACCTACAACTATATTGGAAGTGGAGGAGAAAATGACTTgagttttctttgttctttaaCAAATGCAACCAATCTCATCAAGTTGGGTATAAATGCCAACAGCTTTGAGGGGAAGTTGCCCGGATGCATTAGCAACTTCTCCACTAATCTTGTCAACTTGtatttagataataataaaatatttggaaaCATTCCTATTGGGATCGGAAACCTGATTAGCTTGGAGTCACTTACCATGTGGAAAAACAGATTATCAGGTACTATTCCCTTTGAAATCGGAAAGCTTCAAAAGTTACGAGAGTTGTCTTTAAATGACAATAATTTCTCTGGGAACATTCCATCATCTCTAGGAAATTTAACGGCATTGTTAGAGTTGTATTTACTCAATAATAATCTTCAAGGAACCATTCCTTTAAGTCTAAGTCAGTGTCGAAATGTGATTTCTATGAGTCTTGCTAATAACAATCTTAGTGGTACCATATTCCCGCAAGTCCTTGGTCTCTCATTCTCACTACTTAGATTGGATTTGTCTGCCAACCAATTTCATGGTGCACTTCCAATGGAAGTAGGAAATTTCAGAAATCTAGGATACCTAGATATTTCTAAAAACATGTTGTTTGGTAAAATTCCTACAAGTCTTGGGAGCTGTGCAATACTAGAATATCTAATCATGAGAGGAAACTTATTCCAAGGTGTCATTCCTTCATCTTTGGAGTCATTAAGAGGACTTCAAGTTTTAGATCTTTCTAATAACAATTTGTCTGGCAACATTCCAAGATTTTTGGAGCGCTTTGACATCTTGCAGTTACTGAATTTGTCTTATAATCATTTTGAGGGTGAAGTACCGACAAAGGGAGTTTTCAAGAACTCAAGTGCAACTTTGATTATGGGAAATAGTAAGCTTTGTGGAGGCATGCCTAAGCTTAAGCTTTCCGAATGCAAATACAATAAATCCAAAAAGAGGAAGTTGAGTCTTTCATTGAAGTTAATAATCGCGATACTTTCTGGGCTTCTTGGAGTAACTTTGGTGGTGTCatttctactttttttctttttaaagagaaaaggaagagaaaatacTTCAAATAATTCAAGAAATGTACTTTTGAATGTATCTTACCAAAGTCTTTTAAAGGCTACAAATGCATTCTCCTCCACTAATTTAATTGGTGTAGGTAGCTTTGGCTCTGTGTATAGAGGAGTTCTTGATCAAGATAGAGGTACAATTGCTATCAAGGTGCTTAACCTTTTGCGCCATGGAGCTTCCAAGAGTTTCATTGCTGAATGTGAGGCTTTACGGAACATCAGACATCGAAATCTTGTAAAGGTACTTACAGCATGTTCAGGTGTTAACTATCAAGGTCATGATTTCAAAGCTTTGGTATATGAATTCATGAGTAATGGTAACTTGGACGAGTGGTTGCATCCAATTGCAAGAACAAATGAAGCTCTTGAGGAACAAAAGAATTTGAATCTGCTTCAAAGATTGAATATTGCTATTGATGTTGCAAATGCATTGGATTATCTTCATCATCATTGCCATACGCCAATTGTTCATTGTGACCTCAAGCCTAGCAATGTTCTTCTCGATGATGAAATGATCGGACATGTTGGTGACTTTGGCTTGGCAAGGTTCCTTCGCGAGGAACCCACAGATAGTTCCACTAATCAATCAAGCTACATCAGATTAAGAGGAACGATTGGTTATGCTCCTCCAG AGTATGGTATGGGAAATGAGGTGTCAACCTATGGTGATATCTATAGTTATGGCATACTATTGTTGGAAATGTTCACGGGAAAGAGGCCCACTGATAACATGTTCAGAGATAGCTTAAACTTTCATGAATTTGCAAAAGCAAATTTACCCGAACGAGTCATTGATATTGTAGATCCTATTCTTCTTTGGCAAAGAGAAGATGGGGGAACAAGGACGGATGTTACACAAAGTCAAAATAGAACTGGTAGACCCGAAATTCAGGAGTGCTTGATTTTGATATTTGGAATTGGAGTTTCTTGTTCAATGGAATTTCCAAGAGGGAGGATGATTATTAGTGATGTTGTAGCTCAGTTGCATTTGATTAGAGAAAAACTCTTCAGAACTAGAAGACCTCGGGAAAGACTTCAATTTACAG GTACAGAGGGCCAGTGA
- the LOC142616722 gene encoding F-box/kelch-repeat protein At3g23880-like — protein sequence MSRSRRCSLSLRSDDSKWRWGRRSRRCSLSLSSDDSDSRRCRLKSLPEELVEEILAWLPVKSLVRFKCVKKSWSALFQTPTFIANHLRYSQSKTKNHPNPTLLVQILSRRSLLSKYLLQSHHHDEANEHRSVYHDHLLQYHHDVGSVSEEDDYVSEKEGRLPFVDYFQGENMMSGLFTDGLLLPNMFACINGIICIGGLFNCYPSFDGFVLWNPAIREGKTVDYPLTLSPDSVRAKESFSFFAFGYDQISNDYKVVRVDRYTMKSAITSYYNSFYVYSLRADSWTQIFSTPFHRSNVRVDSRHGEIYFNGVHHWLGFLNEEPGERYNSYIIISFDMSHEVFQIIRFPEFSTRKRKRLAVFNDCLACFFYGITECIDIWVMREYGVEDSWTKQLVVNPPVPITCPVRFFRNVEFLLFDNNWAMVLYNIGSQEIRILQCTGYPNTSLPMEVIDYVESLVSFTGGNVF from the exons ATGTCGAGGTCGAGAAGATGCAGCTTAAGTTTAAGGTCCGATGATTCGAAGTGGAGGTGGGGGCGGAGGTCGAGAAGGTGCAGCTTAAGTTTAAGCTCCGATGATTCTGATTCGAGAAGGTGCAGGTTAAAAAGTTTACCAGAAGAGTTGGTGGAAGAGATCTTGGCATGGCTTCCAGTAAAATCATTAGTTCGTTTCAAGTGCGTTAAAAAGTCATGGTCAGCTCTTTTCCAAACCCCAACTTTCATTGCCAACCACCTTCGTTACAGTCAGTCTAAAACTAAAAACCATCCAAATCCAACTCTTCTTGTCCAGATCCTTAGCCGAAGAAGTCTTCTTTCAAAATACCTCCTGCAATCTCATCATCACGACGAGGCCAATGAGCACCGAAGTGTTTATCATGATCACCTCCTGCAATATC ATCATGATGTTGGTTCTGTTTCTGAAGAAGATGATTATGTTTCTGAAAAAGAAGGAAGACTACCTTTTGTGGACTACTTTCAGGGGGAGAACATGATGAGTGGCTTGTTCACAGATGGACTACTACTCCCCAACATGTTTGCTTGCATCAACGGCATTATTTGCATTGGCGGTCTATTCAATTGCTACCCCTCCTTTGATGGCTTTGTTTTATGGAATCCGGCGATCAGAGAAGGCAAAACCGTTGACTATCCCTTGACCCTATCTCCTGATTCTGTTCGAGCAAAAGAATCGTTTTCCTTTTTTGCATTTGGTTATGACCAAATTTCTAATGACTACAAGGTGGTTAGAGTTGACAGATATACTATGAAATCTGCAATCACAAGCTACTACAATTCTTTTTATGTTTACTCCCTAAGGGCTGATTCCTGGACCCAAATATTTAGCACCCCTTTTCATCGTTCAAACGTTAGGGTGGATTCTCGTCATGGTGAAATATACTTTAATGGAGTTCATCATTGGCTTGGTTTCCTCAACGAAGAACCCGGGGAGAGATATAATAGTTACATAATTATATCCTTTGACATGAGCCATGAGGTTTTTCAAATAATAAGGTTTCCAGAGTTTtctacaagaaaaagaaaaaggcttgCTGTATTCAATGATTGCcttgcttgttttttttatggtatCACTGAATGCATTGATATATGGGTGATGCGTGAATATGGGGTCGAGGATTCTTGGACCAAACAGCTTGTTGTAAATCCCCCTGTACCAATTACATGTCCAGTACGATTTTTCAGGAATGTAGAATTCCTTCTGTTTGATAATAATTGGGCAATGGTTTTGTATAACATTGGTTCTCAAGAAATTAGGATTCTTCAATGCACAGGCTATCCAAACACATCCCTGCCAATGGAAGTTATCGATTACGTGGAGAGTCTTGTTTCATTCACAGGTGGAAATGTGTTTTAG
- the LOC142614547 gene encoding LOW QUALITY PROTEIN: protein TRIGALACTOSYLDIACYLGLYCEROL 4, chloroplastic (The sequence of the model RefSeq protein was modified relative to this genomic sequence to represent the inferred CDS: substituted 1 base at 1 genomic stop codon): MAKLRTAMDSTFXDLKVSSPRNLEGSARAIPGEPFPLDGARANQALRIQQVSLLGNGFPLGIIPSFGPTAHKELGSFALQTLLLRPDTANWWLGLIGQFRPKKLISSIKAEFSNGGEWELPGFKDVAKHFLDKSLYSLGLSSQLALSPSSSIMLSTEGHGERKGRRHKMMLYQKLPNHDITLEAAWPELFIDHKGQYWDVPESISLDLSSLVSKSGLRYRFGLHKNSGHPQALDANNGKAPLALLPGLCAKAAFSYEKRRDFWRQKEKEEDVMVKTDRGLFWRPSYDERLKEPHSAISGIIGGTCAAWFGGSESLVATASREDEEISLNAKKRSPLSADLFGSVCYTFQHGNFRKPYGDLTRVDTRLDICSASAFARRVLNGLKRSSANSAENPVSSPRLNLIFQQQIAGPIVFRVDSRVLLDSSPGRRGPHVEDFIYSLSYSLRLLQSGKVVAWYSPKRKEGMIELRVFEF; this comes from the exons atggCGAAACTGAGGACAGCAATGGACTCCACTTTCTAGGACCTGAAAGTGTCATCACCAAGGAACCTGGAGGGCTCAGCCCGAGCCATCCCTGGCGAGCCATTTCCACTGGATGGGGCTCGAGCCAACCAAGCCCTAAGGATTCAGCAAGTCTCACTTTTGGGAAATGGGTTCCCTCTGGGAATTATTCCCTCTTTTGGACCCACTGCTCACAAGGAGTTGGGCTCTTTTGCTCTTCAGACTCTCTTGCTCAGGCCAGACACTGCTAACTG GTGGCTTGGATTAATTGGGCAGTTCCGTCCAAAGAAATTAATTTCTTCTATTAAAGCTGAATTTTCTAATGGTGGTGAGTGGGAACTTCCTGGATTCAAGGATGTGGCAAAGCATTTCTTGGACAAATCCCTCTATTCGTTGGGATTAAGCTCACAGCTTGCTCTGAGTCCCTCCTCATCCATAATGTTAAGCACAGAAGGACATGGTGAGAGAAAAGGACGCCGGCACAAAATGATGCTCTACCAGAAG CTTCCTAATCATGATATTACTTTGGAGGCTGCATGGCCTGAGTTGTTCATTGACCATAAAGGGCAATATTGGGATGTGCCGGAGTCCATATCATTAGATCTTTCATCACTTGTTTCTAAATCTGGATTGCGATACCGCTTTGGTTTACACAAAAATAGTGGACATCCTCAGGCGCTTGATGCCAACAATGGTAAGGCACCGCTTGCTCTATTGCCTGGCTTATGTGCAAAGGCTGCATTTTCTTATGAGAAGCGCCGGGACTTCTGGAgacaaaaggagaaagaggaaGATGTCATGGTGAAGACAGACAGGGGTTTGTTTTGGAGACCTTCATATGATGAGCGTCTCAAAGAACCACATTCAGCTATATCTGGAATTATTG GTGGCACATGTGCGGCCTGGTTTGGGGGCAGTGAGAGCTTGGTGGCTACTGCATCAAGGGAAGATGAGGAAATTTCTTTGAATGCTAAGAAGAGAAGCCCATTGAGTGCTGACTTATTTGGTTCAGTATGCTATACTTTCCAGCATGGCAATTTCAGAAAGCCGTATGGAGACCTGACCAGGGTTGATACTCGCTTGGATATTTGTTCTGCATCAGCTTTTGCCAGAAGGGTGCTCAATGGTTTGAAGAGGTCTTCTGCTAATAGTGCAGAAAATCCAGTGTCTTCTCCAAGGCTTAATTTGATCTTTCAACAGCAG ATTGCAGGGCCCATTGTCTTTCGAGTCGATTCTAGGGTTTTGCTGGATTCTTCGCCTGGGAGACGTGGCCCGCATGTAGAGGATTTCATATATAGCTTAAGTTACTCCTTAAGGCTTCTGCAATCTGGGAAAGTTGTTGCTTGGTAttctccaaaaagaaaagaggggaTGATTGAGTTGCGTGTATTTgagttttaa